From a single Nicotiana tabacum cultivar K326 chromosome 8, ASM71507v2, whole genome shotgun sequence genomic region:
- the LOC107800369 gene encoding uncharacterized protein LOC107800369, whose product MVEYSELWDVIYDGPFIPTKTIGDLVVIVPKTRKEYNDADHTANREELSSKKILICAYEGTTQVKQSKIDMLTIKYDLFRMKDDESIQDTHTCFTSINELHYLGEIIPRNKLVRKILSVLPGSWESKVNVITGSKDLQKLTIDEHWQSENL is encoded by the exons ATGGTTGAATATTCAGAGCTTTGGGATGTTATCTATGATGGACCCTTCATTCCTACGAAGACCATTGGTGACCTAGTCGTGATAGTTCCCAAAACAAGAAAGGAATACAACGATGCTGACCACACGGCTAATAGAGAAGAACTTTCGAGCAAAAAAATCCTTATATGTG CTTATGAAGGGACAACTCAAGTCAAGCAGTCGAAGATTGATATGCTAACCATAAAGTATGATCTtttcaggatgaaggatgatgagtccattCAGGATACACACACTTGCTTCACCTCTATCAATGAGCTTCACTATCTGGGAGAAATCATTCCCAGGAACAAACTTGTCAGGAAAATACTTAGTGTATTACCTggttcttgggaaagcaaagtaaATGTTATCACAGGGTCAAAGGATCTGCAGAAGCTGACCATTGATGAACATTGGCAATCTGAAAACTTatga
- the LOC107800370 gene encoding pentatricopeptide repeat-containing protein At2g20710, mitochondrial-like isoform X1: MVLRFSSYGTNSGTLASSSAAQKEKDDLYQRLLPYAPSTVSMTPIINQWVREGKTVEYAVLKKAIKQLRAYRRFKHALQIYEWIDNSKHLCITPGDVAVRLDLISKAHGLEAAEEYFASIPDNLRSSYVYGALLNCYADAKSLMKAEGTMQKMRDLGNTDLVTYNVMMNLYAKMGDLEKLQSLVQEMEDKGIAGNVISYTIRLNAYVSVPDVKEMEKLLMKMEEDSLLIDWNAYAVTANGYMKAGDVEKASKVLRKCELLGKGKNARVANESMLCLYASMGKKNDVYRIWKKLKNRGKVYSSSYLSMISGLEKLDDIDGAEKIFAEWEAKEVYFDARIPNLLIAVYCRKGHLEKAESIIERLLESGKRPNYRTWDRLALGYYSHNQMEKAVETLKKAILASMPLRTPNIHSWAPCIDYFQSNGDTVRAEEIKRLLKERGMFSAGYEKVGELQ, translated from the exons ATGGTTCTTCGATTTTCGTCATACGGTACCAATTCTGGAACCCTAGCCTCTTCCTCAGCAGCTCAAAAGGAGAAGGACGATCTGTACCAAAGGTTGTTACCATATGCGCCCTCTACTGTGTCCATGACTCCAATTATTAACCAATGGGTTCGCGAAGGGAAGACCGTGGAGTATGCAGTCCTCAAAAAAGCTATCAAACAGCTTAGGGCATATCGGCGTTTCAAGCATGCTCTCCAG ATTTATGAATGGATTGACAACTCGAAGCATCTTTGTATAACACCTGGAGATGTGGCAGTCCGACTGGATTTGATATCAAAAGCTCATGGTCTGGAAGCAGCAGAGGAGTATTTCGCTAGCATTCCAGATAATCTGAGATCTTCTTATGTATATGGCGCTCTTTTGAACTGCTATGCTGATGCAAAATCATTGATGAAAGCAGAAGGTACAATGCAAAAGATGAGGGATCTGGGGAATACTGACTTAGTGACTTACAATGTTATGATGAACCTATATGCTAAAATGGGAGACCTTGAGAAACTACAGTCGTTAGTGCAAGAGATGGAAGATAAGGGAATTGCTGGTAATGTAATCTCCTATACTATCCGCTTAAATGCATATGTATCTGTTCCTGATGTAAAGGAGATGGAGAAACTTTTGATGAAGATGGAAGAGGATTCTTTGCTGATTGATTGGAATGCTTATGCAGTCACTGCCAATGGATACATGAAAGCTGGAGATGTAGAAAAGGCTTCAAAGGTATTAAGAAAATGTGAGCTCCTAGGTAAGGGGAAAAATGCAAGGGTTGCTAATGAAAGCATGCTATGCCTCTACGCTAGTATGGGCAAGAAGAATGATGTCTATCGTATATGGAAGAAATTAAAGAATAGAGGTAAGGTCTACAGTTCAAGTTATCTTTCCATGATAAGTGGACTGGAAAAGTTAGATGATATTGATGGTGCAGAGAAGATATTTGCCGAGTGGGAAGCGAAAGAGGTATATTTTGATGCTAGAATTCCAAATTTGCTCATAGCCGTTTACTGCAGAAAGGGTCATTTAGAAAAGGCTGAATCTATTATAGAAAGACTCTTGGAGAGTGGGAAGAGGCCAAACTATAGGACATGGGATCGTCTGGCACTCGGATATTATTCACACAATCAGATGGAGAAGGCAGTTGAAACATTGAAGAAGGCGATCTTGGCAAGTATGCCCCTGCGGACACCAAATATTCACAGTTGGGCTCCGTGCATTGATTACTTCCAGTCGAATGGAGATACTGTAAGAGCAGAAGAGATTAAAAGATTGCTCAAGGAGCGAGGCATGTTCTCAGCAGGGTATGAAAAGGTTGGAGAACTACAATAG
- the LOC107800370 gene encoding pentatricopeptide repeat-containing protein At2g20710, mitochondrial-like isoform X2, whose product MQSSKKLSNSLGHIGVSSMLSRGFYKFLKRNNGREVRSRWMDWVMTSYLTQKYFGRIYEWIDNSKHLCITPGDVAVRLDLISKAHGLEAAEEYFASIPDNLRSSYVYGALLNCYADAKSLMKAEGTMQKMRDLGNTDLVTYNVMMNLYAKMGDLEKLQSLVQEMEDKGIAGNVISYTIRLNAYVSVPDVKEMEKLLMKMEEDSLLIDWNAYAVTANGYMKAGDVEKASKVLRKCELLGKGKNARVANESMLCLYASMGKKNDVYRIWKKLKNRGKVYSSSYLSMISGLEKLDDIDGAEKIFAEWEAKEVYFDARIPNLLIAVYCRKGHLEKAESIIERLLESGKRPNYRTWDRLALGYYSHNQMEKAVETLKKAILASMPLRTPNIHSWAPCIDYFQSNGDTVRAEEIKRLLKERGMFSAGYEKVGELQ is encoded by the exons ATGCAGTCCTCAAAAAAGCTATCAAACAGCTTAGGGCATATCGGCGTTTCAAGCATGCTCTCCAG GGGTTTCTATAAGTTTTTGAAGAGAAATAACGGAAGGGAGGTTAGATCACGTTGGATGGATTGGGTCATGACCAGTTATTTGACCCAAAAATACTTTGGTCGG ATTTATGAATGGATTGACAACTCGAAGCATCTTTGTATAACACCTGGAGATGTGGCAGTCCGACTGGATTTGATATCAAAAGCTCATGGTCTGGAAGCAGCAGAGGAGTATTTCGCTAGCATTCCAGATAATCTGAGATCTTCTTATGTATATGGCGCTCTTTTGAACTGCTATGCTGATGCAAAATCATTGATGAAAGCAGAAGGTACAATGCAAAAGATGAGGGATCTGGGGAATACTGACTTAGTGACTTACAATGTTATGATGAACCTATATGCTAAAATGGGAGACCTTGAGAAACTACAGTCGTTAGTGCAAGAGATGGAAGATAAGGGAATTGCTGGTAATGTAATCTCCTATACTATCCGCTTAAATGCATATGTATCTGTTCCTGATGTAAAGGAGATGGAGAAACTTTTGATGAAGATGGAAGAGGATTCTTTGCTGATTGATTGGAATGCTTATGCAGTCACTGCCAATGGATACATGAAAGCTGGAGATGTAGAAAAGGCTTCAAAGGTATTAAGAAAATGTGAGCTCCTAGGTAAGGGGAAAAATGCAAGGGTTGCTAATGAAAGCATGCTATGCCTCTACGCTAGTATGGGCAAGAAGAATGATGTCTATCGTATATGGAAGAAATTAAAGAATAGAGGTAAGGTCTACAGTTCAAGTTATCTTTCCATGATAAGTGGACTGGAAAAGTTAGATGATATTGATGGTGCAGAGAAGATATTTGCCGAGTGGGAAGCGAAAGAGGTATATTTTGATGCTAGAATTCCAAATTTGCTCATAGCCGTTTACTGCAGAAAGGGTCATTTAGAAAAGGCTGAATCTATTATAGAAAGACTCTTGGAGAGTGGGAAGAGGCCAAACTATAGGACATGGGATCGTCTGGCACTCGGATATTATTCACACAATCAGATGGAGAAGGCAGTTGAAACATTGAAGAAGGCGATCTTGGCAAGTATGCCCCTGCGGACACCAAATATTCACAGTTGGGCTCCGTGCATTGATTACTTCCAGTCGAATGGAGATACTGTAAGAGCAGAAGAGATTAAAAGATTGCTCAAGGAGCGAGGCATGTTCTCAGCAGGGTATGAAAAGGTTGGAGAACTACAATAG